One stretch of Acropora muricata isolate sample 2 chromosome 12, ASM3666990v1, whole genome shotgun sequence DNA includes these proteins:
- the LOC136893857 gene encoding uncharacterized protein — protein MESPSSLDNQSLCYSMYKSHTTMKGLIGITPNGVVSFASELYCGSISDPKIVEKSGFYNHLHKGDLVMADKGFLIKDQLARVGAQLAMPHFLSHKGQFSPQECELNKKVASLRIHVERYMERPKNWHFFDRVIPISCANIASDTWIVVACLSNFLPPIIS, from the coding sequence ATGGAGTCTCCTTCAAGTTTAGACAACCAGTCCTTGTGTTATTCTATGTATAAGTCACACACCACAATGAAAGGACTCATTGGAATTACCCCAAATGGTGTAGTCTCATTTGCAAGTGAGCTCTACTGTGGATCAATAAGTGACCCTAAGATTGTGGAGAAGTCAGGATTTTACAATCATTTGCACAAAGGTGATCTTGTCATGGCTGATAAGGGCTTCCTCATAAAAGATCAACTGGCAAGAGTTGGGGCACAACTAGCCATGCCTCATTTTTTAAGTCATAAAGGGCAATTTAGTCCTCAGGAATGTGAATTGAACAAAAAAGTTGCTAGTTTGAGAATTCATGTTGAACGATACATGGAACGCCCAAAGAACTGGCATTTTTTTGACAGAGTGATACCCATTAGTTGTGCCAATATTGCATCTGACACATGGATTGTTGTTGCTTGTTTGTCCAATTTTCTGCCTCCAATAATTTCGTAA